From one Streptomyces sp. N50 genomic stretch:
- a CDS encoding helix-turn-helix domain-containing protein yields the protein MSEPRSAPTVGQVVLGRRLLDLRERAGLKREEAARVLRVAPATVRRMEMAEVSLKIPYLQLLLKSYGVSDEEAEAFVQLAEEANRPGWWQRFHDILPGWFSMHVSLEGAAALIRAYEPHFVPGLLQTEDYARGVLKSGAIGQTEPDDIERHVDLRMQRQDLLTRPDAPRFWVVMDETALRRPVGGPEVMRAQIDKLLDATKLPNVTLQVAPFSSGPHPGTYGPFVLFRFAMSELPDMVYSEYLTGAVYLDAREEVATHLEVMDRMAAQAATAHRTKEILKDLRKEL from the coding sequence GTGAGCGAGCCGCGGTCCGCACCGACGGTCGGCCAGGTCGTCCTCGGCCGGCGCCTGCTGGACCTGCGGGAACGCGCGGGGCTCAAGCGCGAGGAGGCCGCCCGCGTCCTCCGTGTCGCCCCCGCCACGGTCCGCCGCATGGAGATGGCGGAGGTCTCCCTCAAGATCCCCTACCTCCAGCTCCTCCTGAAGTCCTACGGCGTCTCCGACGAGGAGGCCGAGGCCTTCGTCCAGCTCGCGGAGGAGGCCAACCGGCCCGGCTGGTGGCAGCGCTTCCACGACATCCTGCCCGGCTGGTTCTCGATGCACGTCAGCCTGGAGGGCGCGGCCGCGCTCATCAGGGCGTACGAACCGCACTTCGTGCCCGGGCTGCTGCAGACCGAGGACTACGCCCGCGGAGTGCTGAAGTCCGGTGCCATCGGCCAGACCGAGCCCGACGACATCGAGCGCCACGTCGATCTGCGGATGCAGCGCCAGGACCTGCTCACCCGTCCCGACGCGCCGCGCTTCTGGGTCGTCATGGACGAGACCGCCCTGCGCCGCCCGGTCGGCGGCCCGGAGGTGATGCGGGCCCAGATCGACAAACTGCTCGACGCCACGAAGCTGCCCAACGTGACCCTGCAGGTCGCCCCGTTCTCCTCGGGGCCGCACCCGGGCACGTACGGGCCCTTCGTGCTGTTCCGATTTGCCATGTCAGAACTGCCGGACATGGTCTACAGCGAGTACCTGACCGGCGCCGTCTATCTGGACGCGCGCGAAGAGGTGGCGACCCATCTCGAGGTCATGGACCGCATGGCGGCGCAGGCCGCTACGGCACATCGCACGAAGGAGATCCTCAAGGATCTCCGCAAGGAGCTGTGA
- a CDS encoding ABC transporter ATP-binding protein, producing the protein MGRKGDSGAGEPSASERLLFGGPLRYDTGWSQHNDAFLELSFRSMVTRLPAMLRSSFRLAWQADPRAARVVLAAEACRGATQAVSLLAVNSVLGRLITGGAIADRLRGAAPALVTMAAVMLVGALLRAASTYATGRLEPKVERVATELYLERAAAVELAAIEDHAFHKLLDTAQYGAMSARRMISYATNVMNALISLIAAAGVLTVLHPALLPLLATMTLPSAWGALTNARRHYESFHTWVQHVRAGRLIGSLLTEPEAAPEIRVHGVGPFLLHHFHEMSESAEAEQARLARLTARTGLIAATWTGLATAATYATLGGLLLSGAMALSVAGTAVIAIRTGSASLDTLVLAVNQLHEEALFVGDLQKLYEEATGWAIPVGGAALPEEPREIRFENVTFSYPGEATHPALDDVSLTLPLGRIIALVGENGSGKTTLVKLLAGLYRPDRGRILWDGVDAADADRQQLADRIAMVAQNFKRWPFTARVNVAVGRSAAPLTDERLTEAVAEAGAQDVVADLPRGLDTLLARNFSGGHELSGGQWQRLGIARAAYRRGRILIVDEPTAALDARAELEVFEKIRALAGTGQTVVLITHRLASVRHADLVHVLDQGRLVESGTPDELLASGGVYAELYALQADQFTAKVPAPKAG; encoded by the coding sequence GTGGGGAGGAAGGGTGACTCGGGGGCCGGGGAGCCGTCCGCGTCGGAGCGGCTGCTGTTCGGTGGGCCTTTGCGGTACGACACGGGGTGGAGTCAGCACAACGACGCGTTTCTGGAGCTGAGCTTCCGGTCGATGGTGACGCGGTTGCCGGCGATGCTGCGGTCGAGTTTCCGGCTGGCCTGGCAGGCGGATCCGCGGGCCGCGCGGGTCGTGCTGGCGGCCGAGGCGTGCCGGGGCGCCACGCAGGCGGTGAGTCTGCTCGCGGTCAACAGTGTGCTGGGGCGGCTGATCACCGGCGGTGCCATCGCGGACCGGCTGCGCGGTGCCGCGCCCGCGCTGGTCACGATGGCCGCGGTGATGCTGGTGGGCGCGCTGCTGCGGGCCGCGTCGACGTACGCGACCGGGCGCCTTGAACCGAAGGTGGAGCGGGTCGCCACCGAGCTGTATCTGGAGCGGGCGGCGGCCGTGGAGCTGGCCGCGATCGAGGACCACGCGTTCCACAAGCTGCTGGACACCGCGCAGTACGGCGCCATGTCGGCCCGCCGCATGATCTCGTACGCGACGAACGTCATGAACGCGCTGATCTCGCTGATCGCGGCGGCGGGCGTGCTGACCGTGCTGCACCCGGCGCTGCTCCCGCTGCTGGCGACGATGACGCTGCCGAGCGCGTGGGGCGCGCTGACGAACGCGCGGCGGCACTACGAGTCGTTCCACACCTGGGTGCAGCACGTCCGGGCCGGCCGTCTCATCGGTTCGCTGCTCACCGAGCCGGAGGCGGCCCCGGAGATCCGGGTGCACGGCGTCGGGCCGTTCCTGCTGCACCACTTCCACGAGATGTCGGAGAGCGCGGAGGCGGAACAGGCCCGGTTGGCCCGGCTCACGGCCCGCACGGGGCTGATCGCGGCCACCTGGACGGGCCTCGCGACGGCGGCGACGTACGCGACGCTGGGCGGGCTCCTGCTGTCCGGGGCAATGGCGCTCTCCGTGGCGGGTACGGCGGTGATCGCGATCCGCACCGGTTCCGCGAGCCTCGACACCCTCGTCCTGGCGGTGAACCAGCTGCACGAGGAGGCCCTGTTCGTCGGCGATCTGCAGAAGCTGTACGAGGAGGCGACCGGGTGGGCGATCCCGGTCGGCGGGGCGGCGCTGCCCGAGGAGCCGCGGGAGATCCGCTTCGAGAACGTCACGTTCAGCTACCCGGGCGAGGCCACCCACCCCGCGCTCGACGATGTCTCCCTCACCCTCCCGCTCGGCCGGATCATCGCGCTGGTCGGCGAGAACGGCTCCGGCAAGACGACCCTGGTGAAGCTGCTGGCCGGGCTGTACCGGCCGGACCGGGGCCGGATCCTGTGGGACGGCGTCGACGCGGCGGACGCGGACCGGCAGCAACTGGCCGACCGGATCGCGATGGTGGCGCAGAACTTCAAGCGCTGGCCGTTCACCGCCCGCGTCAACGTGGCCGTCGGCCGGTCAGCCGCGCCGCTCACCGATGAGCGGCTGACCGAGGCCGTCGCCGAGGCCGGCGCGCAGGACGTGGTCGCGGATCTGCCGCGCGGTCTGGACACCCTGCTGGCCCGCAACTTCAGCGGCGGGCACGAGCTGTCCGGCGGTCAGTGGCAGCGGCTCGGGATCGCCCGGGCCGCCTACCGCAGGGGCCGCATCCTGATCGTGGACGAACCGACGGCGGCCCTCGACGCCCGGGCCGAGCTGGAGGTCTTCGAGAAGATCCGCGCGCTGGCCGGCACCGGGCAGACGGTCGTGCTGATCACGCACCGGCTGGCGTCCGTGCGCCACGCGGATCTGGTCCATGTCCTGGATCAGGGGCGGCTGGTGGAGTCCGGGACGCCCGACGAACTGCTCGCGAGCGGCGGGGTGTACGCGGAGCTGTACGCGCTCCAGGCGGACCAGTTCACGGCGAAGGTGCCCGCCCCGAAGGCGGGCTGA
- a CDS encoding DUF899 domain-containing protein, producing the protein MSLPEIVSRAQWRAAREELLVKEKAATRARDALNAERRGLPMVEVDKEYLFEGGDGKATLLDLFEGRGQLVVYHFMFAPEWDAGCRSCSAFLDQIGHLAHLKARGTTFAAVSRAPYTKILPFKARMGWTLPWYSSFGGDFNWDFEVTFVGDGEPVERPGVSCFLRDRDRVFHTYSAYERGLDGLGSTTTFLDLTALGRQEEWEEPKGRASALGAPAGSARVLYHDEYED; encoded by the coding sequence ATGTCGCTTCCGGAGATCGTCTCGCGTGCGCAGTGGCGCGCGGCGCGCGAGGAACTGCTGGTCAAGGAGAAGGCGGCCACGCGCGCGCGGGACGCGCTCAACGCCGAGCGGCGCGGGCTGCCCATGGTGGAGGTCGACAAGGAGTACCTCTTCGAGGGCGGCGACGGGAAGGCCACCCTGCTCGACCTCTTCGAGGGGCGCGGTCAACTCGTCGTCTACCACTTCATGTTCGCGCCCGAGTGGGACGCGGGCTGCCGCAGCTGCTCGGCGTTCCTCGACCAGATCGGGCACCTGGCCCATCTGAAGGCGCGCGGTACGACGTTCGCCGCCGTGTCGAGGGCGCCGTACACGAAGATCCTGCCGTTCAAGGCGCGGATGGGGTGGACGCTGCCCTGGTACTCGTCCTTCGGCGGGGACTTCAACTGGGACTTCGAGGTCACGTTCGTCGGGGACGGGGAACCCGTCGAGCGGCCCGGTGTCAGCTGCTTCCTGCGGGACCGCGACCGGGTGTTCCACACCTACTCGGCCTATGAGCGCGGGCTCGACGGGCTCGGCTCGACCACCACCTTCCTGGATCTGACCGCGCTGGGGCGGCAGGAGGAGTGGGAGGAGCCGAAGGGGCGCGCGTCGGCGCTCGGGGCGCCCGCCGGCAGCGCGCGCGTGCTTTATCACGACGAGTACGAGGACTGA
- a CDS encoding cytochrome P450, with the protein MDLADGLLDHPYDVYRRLRDSAPVHRIAGPDGTPAWLVTRYDDVREALADLRLSLDKRHATGGTYKGFSLPPALDANLLNMDPPDHTRIRRLVGRAFTPRRTEQLRTPIRRTADQLLDALGESGDTDLIASYAAPLPITVICDLLGVPDRHRRDFRVWTDTLVAPAPGTPPEAGKHAVVAMLGFFTQLLADKREEPGDDLLSDLIAVRDEGDRLSEDELMSLAFLILFAGYENTVQLIGNAVLALLRHPEQLAALRADPGQLPAAVEEFLRYEGPALLAIRRFPVEDVTIGGVTVPAGETVWVSASAANRDPERFPEPDRLDLSRDTSGHLALGHGIHYCLGAPLARAETEIALAALLERFPRLELGVGESEVRWRPSLRARGLLALPVTYATKSL; encoded by the coding sequence ATGGATCTCGCGGACGGCCTTCTCGACCACCCGTACGACGTGTACCGGCGCCTGCGCGACAGCGCCCCCGTGCACCGCATCGCAGGCCCCGACGGCACCCCCGCCTGGCTCGTCACCCGGTACGACGACGTGCGGGAGGCGCTGGCCGATCTGCGGCTCTCGCTGGACAAGAGGCATGCCACGGGCGGGACTTACAAGGGGTTCTCGCTGCCACCCGCGCTCGACGCGAACCTCCTCAACATGGATCCGCCGGACCACACCCGCATCCGGCGCCTGGTCGGCCGCGCGTTCACCCCGCGCCGAACGGAGCAGCTCCGTACGCCGATCCGGCGCACCGCCGACCAACTCCTCGACGCGCTGGGGGAGTCGGGTGACACCGACCTCATCGCCTCCTACGCCGCACCGCTCCCGATCACCGTCATCTGCGACCTGCTCGGCGTGCCCGACCGGCACCGCCGGGACTTCCGGGTGTGGACCGACACCCTCGTCGCACCCGCCCCCGGGACACCGCCCGAGGCCGGCAAGCACGCGGTCGTCGCGATGCTCGGCTTCTTCACCCAACTCCTCGCCGACAAAAGGGAAGAGCCCGGTGATGATCTCCTTTCCGACCTGATCGCCGTGCGCGACGAAGGGGACCGGCTCAGCGAGGACGAGCTGATGTCCCTCGCCTTCCTCATCCTCTTCGCCGGGTACGAGAACACCGTCCAGCTCATCGGCAACGCCGTGCTCGCCCTGCTGCGACACCCCGAACAGCTGGCCGCGTTGCGCGCGGACCCCGGCCAACTCCCCGCCGCCGTAGAGGAGTTCCTGCGGTACGAAGGGCCCGCGCTGCTCGCCATCCGGCGTTTCCCGGTCGAGGACGTCACCATCGGCGGGGTCACCGTCCCCGCCGGCGAGACGGTCTGGGTGTCCGCGTCCGCCGCGAACCGGGACCCGGAGCGCTTCCCCGAGCCCGACCGGCTCGACCTCTCCCGTGACACCTCCGGGCATCTCGCGCTCGGGCACGGCATCCACTACTGCCTGGGTGCGCCGCTCGCCCGTGCCGAGACGGAGATCGCGCTGGCCGCGCTGCTGGAGCGGTTCCCGCGGCTGGAGTTGGGGGTGGGGGAGAGCGAGGTGCGGTGGCGGCCGTCGCTGCGCGCCCGGGGACTGCTCGCGCTTCCGGTGACGTACGCGACGAAGTCCCTCTGA
- a CDS encoding amidohydrolase encodes MSDSPADLLITGCTVLVHDDHERIRFEQDAAIVVRDGRVESVTSAADVVGLAAVERIDARGQIALPGLVNCHTHAPMVALRGLAEDLPTEEWFNDVVWPVESNLTEKDVELGARLACAEMIRAGVTCFADHYFSMDTVAEVVAECGIRADLGEAYFSSQGPQGREKSLEFALRHRGTADGRITTALAPHAPYTVTDADLAATAELALEHGLPVHIHAAENRDQTDTSLARHGLTPIEVLDRAGLLATDLLIAHGTGITDRDLPVLERASGRTAVATAPRGYLKFAWPDTTPIRALRALGIPVGLATDGAASNNSLDVWESMALTSLVQKSAEGDPRWLTFRQALHHATLQSARAVGLGDSIGSIAPGRRADIILVDLTGPHTQPVHDLAATLVHSARSADVRTTIVDGRVLMRDRELLTLDVPAVVRELEDRLPALVDRSHGRRIQEYDT; translated from the coding sequence GTGAGCGACTCTCCTGCCGACCTCCTCATCACCGGCTGCACCGTCCTTGTCCATGACGATCACGAGCGCATCCGCTTCGAACAGGACGCCGCGATCGTCGTACGGGACGGGCGCGTCGAGTCGGTGACCAGCGCGGCGGACGTGGTCGGACTCGCCGCCGTCGAACGCATCGACGCGCGCGGGCAGATCGCCCTCCCGGGGCTGGTCAACTGCCATACCCACGCGCCGATGGTCGCCCTGCGCGGGCTCGCCGAGGACCTGCCCACGGAGGAGTGGTTCAACGACGTCGTATGGCCCGTCGAGTCCAACCTCACTGAAAAGGATGTGGAGTTGGGGGCCCGGCTCGCCTGCGCCGAGATGATCCGCGCCGGGGTCACCTGCTTCGCCGACCACTACTTCTCCATGGATACGGTGGCCGAGGTCGTCGCCGAGTGTGGGATCCGCGCCGATCTCGGCGAGGCCTACTTCTCCTCCCAGGGTCCCCAAGGCCGGGAGAAATCCCTGGAGTTCGCGCTACGGCACCGGGGCACCGCCGACGGCCGCATCACCACCGCCCTCGCCCCGCACGCCCCCTACACGGTGACCGACGCCGACCTCGCCGCCACCGCCGAACTCGCCCTGGAACACGGCCTCCCCGTCCACATCCACGCCGCCGAGAACCGCGACCAGACCGACACCAGCCTCGCCCGCCACGGCCTCACCCCCATCGAAGTCCTCGACCGCGCGGGCCTGTTGGCCACCGACCTGCTCATCGCCCACGGCACCGGCATCACCGACCGCGACCTTCCCGTCCTGGAGCGCGCGAGCGGCCGTACGGCGGTCGCCACCGCGCCCCGGGGATACCTCAAGTTCGCCTGGCCGGACACCACTCCGATCCGTGCCCTGCGCGCCCTCGGCATCCCGGTCGGACTCGCCACGGACGGCGCCGCCTCCAACAACTCCCTCGACGTGTGGGAGTCGATGGCCCTCACGTCGCTGGTGCAGAAGTCCGCCGAAGGTGATCCGCGCTGGCTGACATTCCGTCAAGCCCTGCACCACGCCACGCTCCAGAGCGCCCGGGCGGTCGGCCTGGGTGACTCGATCGGGTCGATCGCGCCGGGGAGGCGGGCCGACATCATCCTCGTCGACCTCACCGGGCCGCACACCCAGCCCGTCCACGATCTCGCCGCCACCCTTGTGCACAGCGCCCGTTCCGCCGACGTCCGGACCACGATCGTCGACGGCCGGGTGCTCATGCGCGACCGCGAGCTGCTCACGCTCGATGTACCCGCTGTCGTACGGGAGTTGGAGGACCGTCTGCCCGCCCTCGTCGACCGGAGTCATGGCCGGCGGATCCAGGAATACGACACCTGA
- a CDS encoding endonuclease/exonuclease/phosphatase family protein, with translation MLLGTWNLENLFRPGGPSGPKDKATYETKLASLAAVITELDPVLLGVQEVGDPAALDDLAGMLDGEWHTATSAHPDVRGIRVGFLSRTQPRVVADTNTFPAHLRPVQSDDSGAEEPGAGRGFLAVEVETPTGPLTVAVAHLKSKLLTYPGDRFFPHDEGERARYGAYALYRRAAEAATLRALADQLLAGEGRTRDVAVLGDMNDEVQAATTQILLGPPGSEIGTPGYDRADQGDAVRLWDVAPLIPADQRYSRINSGRRELIDHILASHHLVHRVTAAGTGLPGAGAPQLPSVGPDPAERREAPGSDHAPVWVRMD, from the coding sequence ATGCTCCTCGGCACCTGGAATCTGGAGAACCTGTTCCGTCCCGGCGGCCCGTCCGGCCCGAAGGACAAGGCCACCTACGAGACCAAGCTCGCCTCCCTCGCCGCCGTGATTACGGAACTGGACCCGGTCCTGCTCGGCGTCCAGGAGGTCGGCGACCCGGCCGCGCTCGACGACCTGGCCGGGATGCTGGACGGCGAGTGGCACACCGCCACCTCCGCGCACCCGGACGTCCGGGGCATCCGGGTCGGCTTCCTCAGCCGTACGCAGCCGCGGGTCGTCGCCGACACGAACACGTTCCCGGCCCACCTGCGCCCGGTGCAGTCCGACGACTCGGGCGCCGAGGAACCGGGCGCGGGCCGCGGCTTCCTGGCGGTGGAGGTCGAGACGCCGACCGGTCCGCTGACGGTGGCGGTGGCCCACCTGAAGTCGAAGCTGCTGACGTACCCGGGTGACCGTTTCTTCCCGCACGACGAGGGCGAACGGGCCCGCTACGGCGCCTACGCCCTCTACCGCCGGGCCGCCGAGGCGGCGACCCTGCGCGCGCTGGCCGACCAACTCCTCGCCGGTGAGGGCCGTACCCGGGACGTGGCGGTGCTCGGCGACATGAACGACGAGGTGCAGGCCGCGACCACCCAGATCCTGCTCGGCCCGCCGGGTTCGGAGATCGGTACGCCGGGCTACGACCGCGCCGACCAGGGCGACGCGGTCCGCCTGTGGGACGTGGCTCCGCTGATCCCCGCCGACCAGCGCTACTCCCGGATCAACTCCGGGCGCCGCGAGTTGATCGACCACATCCTGGCCAGCCACCACCTGGTCCACCGGGTGACGGCGGCGGGGACGGGACTGCCGGGTGCGGGAGCGCCCCAACTCCCGTCGGTGGGACCGGATCCGGCGGAGCGGCGGGAGGCGCCGGGGTCGGACCACGCGCCGGTGTGGGTGCGGATGGACTGA
- a CDS encoding FUSC family protein: MSRRTAAFSLPPWLAHTLRAQRGPVPWSAVTRGALAAGPLLMVAVIVDRTSLGVLAALGAMLAGINDRPGSRRASVKRLGGPALAGAAGLLIGTYAGAHVGAVVLTLLFTGIGLVAGGFSAIGPVASGAGTQLLVASAIGAGMPLPEPGWERALAFLAGAAWLVLLRLALPTPGAIAGDYRFDGERAAVAAVYDAIAGLLDASGGAEATGRRAALTAALDHAQDALAGPRLRRYASSSAERRLHGQYAAALPLAEAATAIAWAGEAVSARAGEGPRRLAAAVRDNAPTGPLPAPNRSAPALRALDDALLHAADAFDQAEGSASSLHTRRLTPTDVLRKAFGAGGREYGIRVALCFGASVAVAQALHQARWYGQHEHWYWLPATAVFLVKPDLGPLASRALSRAAGTVLGALVFAGFAAVLPRPEGLIALVALSGALIPVATRHFAAQTAVVTVLVLSLVMVGGEPQASASRIGETLLACAIVLIVGHLPMPGERGGGVRARLGAAGAAAHAYLVHVLSESDDRAERWTLRREAYRTLAEARGAIAVSAAELPALARHTEGTDEVAAVLERLVDTTTACAVHLDDAGRLTSRHIQQLTELLEEFERGRGRVGLRAIQLTIAV, encoded by the coding sequence GTGTCCCGTCGTACCGCCGCGTTCTCGCTTCCGCCCTGGCTCGCCCACACGCTCCGTGCCCAGCGCGGGCCGGTTCCCTGGAGCGCGGTCACGCGCGGGGCGCTGGCCGCCGGGCCGTTGCTGATGGTCGCCGTGATCGTCGACCGCACGTCCCTCGGGGTGCTGGCCGCGCTCGGGGCGATGCTCGCCGGGATCAACGACCGGCCCGGCAGTCGGCGGGCCTCGGTCAAGCGGCTGGGCGGGCCCGCGCTCGCGGGTGCGGCGGGGCTGCTGATCGGGACGTACGCCGGGGCCCATGTGGGGGCTGTCGTGCTCACACTTCTCTTCACCGGGATCGGGCTGGTCGCCGGTGGGTTCAGTGCCATCGGGCCCGTCGCCTCCGGTGCCGGTACGCAACTGCTCGTCGCCTCCGCCATCGGCGCCGGGATGCCCCTGCCCGAACCGGGGTGGGAGCGCGCCCTCGCTTTTCTCGCCGGGGCCGCCTGGCTGGTCCTGCTGCGGCTGGCGCTGCCCACGCCCGGGGCCATCGCCGGTGACTACCGGTTCGACGGCGAGCGGGCCGCCGTAGCCGCCGTGTACGACGCGATCGCCGGGCTGCTCGACGCCAGCGGTGGGGCGGAGGCGACGGGGCGGCGCGCCGCGCTGACCGCCGCGCTCGATCACGCGCAGGACGCGCTCGCCGGGCCGCGGCTGCGGCGGTACGCCAGTTCGTCGGCCGAGCGGCGGCTGCACGGGCAGTATGCCGCCGCGCTGCCGCTCGCCGAGGCCGCGACCGCGATCGCCTGGGCCGGGGAGGCGGTGTCCGCCCGGGCGGGGGAGGGGCCGCGCCGGCTCGCCGCCGCCGTGCGGGACAACGCGCCCACCGGGCCACTGCCCGCGCCCAACCGTTCCGCGCCCGCGCTGCGCGCCCTCGACGACGCCCTGCTGCACGCCGCCGACGCCTTCGACCAGGCGGAGGGGAGCGCATCGAGTCTGCACACGCGTCGGCTTACGCCAACTGATGTGCTCCGTAAGGCTTTTGGGGCCGGGGGACGGGAGTACGGAATCCGAGTCGCCCTCTGTTTCGGGGCCAGCGTCGCCGTCGCGCAGGCGCTGCACCAGGCCCGCTGGTACGGGCAGCACGAGCACTGGTACTGGCTGCCCGCCACCGCCGTCTTCCTCGTCAAGCCCGACCTCGGGCCGCTCGCCTCGCGGGCGCTGAGCCGGGCGGCGGGGACCGTGCTGGGGGCGCTGGTGTTCGCCGGGTTCGCCGCCGTGCTGCCCCGGCCCGAGGGACTGATCGCGCTCGTGGCGCTCAGCGGTGCGCTGATTCCCGTCGCCACCCGGCACTTCGCCGCGCAGACCGCTGTCGTCACCGTCCTCGTGCTGTCCCTGGTGATGGTGGGCGGGGAACCGCAGGCCTCCGCGAGCCGGATCGGGGAGACGCTGCTGGCCTGCGCGATCGTGCTGATCGTCGGACATCTGCCGATGCCGGGGGAGCGCGGCGGGGGCGTACGCGCCCGGCTCGGGGCCGCGGGCGCCGCCGCGCACGCCTACCTCGTGCACGTCCTGAGCGAGTCCGACGACCGCGCCGAGCGCTGGACGCTGCGCCGCGAGGCCTACCGAACGCTCGCCGAGGCCCGCGGCGCCATCGCCGTCTCGGCCGCCGAACTCCCCGCCCTCGCCCGGCACACGGAGGGCACGGACGAGGTCGCGGCCGTCCTCGAACGGCTCGTCGACACGACCACTGCCTGCGCCGTCCATCTCGATGACGCGGGACGCCTGACGTCCCGCCACATCCAGCAACTCACCGAGCTGCTGGAGGAGTTCGAGCGGGGGCGGGGGCGGGTCGGGCTGCGTGCGATCCAACTGACCATCGCGGTCTAG
- a CDS encoding nucleotidyltransferase domain-containing protein, with translation MPAPTPADDADFLDTTADRLATLPAVQAVALGGSRAQGTHRPDSDWDLAVYYRGPFGPADLRALGWEGEVSEVGGWGGGVFNGGAWLAIDGRRVDVHYRDLDVVERELGEAQEGRFRVEPLLFHLAGIPSYLVVAELAVNRVLRGELPRPDGYPAKLRLAAAERWYGTADATLAYARANHVPKGRLTEVAGAIAVAAAQAGHGVLAAKGEWVTNEKRLLERAGLRAVDGVVAGLRPEPDVLDRAVSDAGALFAAARS, from the coding sequence GTGCCCGCACCCACACCCGCCGACGACGCGGACTTCCTCGACACCACCGCCGACCGCCTCGCCACCCTCCCCGCAGTCCAGGCCGTAGCCCTCGGTGGCTCCCGTGCCCAAGGCACTCACCGCCCCGACAGCGACTGGGACTTGGCGGTCTACTACCGCGGCCCCTTCGGCCCCGCCGACCTCCGCGCACTCGGGTGGGAAGGCGAGGTCTCCGAGGTCGGCGGATGGGGCGGCGGGGTCTTCAACGGGGGTGCCTGGCTGGCCATCGACGGGCGGCGCGTCGACGTGCACTATCGCGATCTCGACGTGGTGGAACGGGAGTTGGGGGAGGCGCAGGAGGGGCGTTTCCGGGTGGAGCCGCTGCTGTTCCATCTCGCCGGGATTCCCAGCTACTTGGTGGTCGCCGAGCTGGCGGTCAACCGTGTCCTGCGCGGTGAACTGCCGCGCCCGGACGGCTATCCCGCGAAGCTGCGGCTCGCCGCCGCCGAGCGTTGGTACGGCACCGCCGACGCCACCCTCGCGTACGCGCGGGCCAACCACGTCCCGAAGGGGCGGCTCACCGAGGTCGCCGGTGCGATCGCCGTGGCCGCCGCGCAGGCCGGGCACGGGGTGCTGGCGGCAAAGGGGGAGTGGGTGACGAACGAGAAGCGGTTGCTGGAGCGGGCCGGGCTGCGGGCGGTCGACGGCGTCGTGGCCGGGCTGCGCCCCGAACCGGATGTGCTTGATCGCGCGGTTTCCGACGCGGGGGCGCTGTTCGCGGCGGCGCGTTCATAA